From the genome of Sinanaerobacter sp. ZZT-01:
TAATTACGAAATTTGTGATTTCATCAAAATCTGAAATATAGTAGATTTCTTTATTTGGATATACTCTTTTAATTTCAGCAACCAGCTCTTTTGAACTAATCTTGTAAATATTCTTTTCTCTAGCCGCATAAATCTCTGCCATTACAACCTTATCGGCATCATTAAAGGCTTCCGCAAATTCCTCGAATAAAGCGAGCGTTCTTGTATAGGTGTGAGGTTGGAATAAACACCAAAGATGATTGTGAGGAATGTTTTGTGCGGCCTTTAAAGTTGCTTTGATTTCCGTTGGGTGGTGTGCATAATCATCTACTATGCGAATCTTGTTTTTTGTGATGCCAATCACATCAAAACGTCTCTGCGTTCCAGTATAGCTGTTTAGAGTAGAAACGATATCTTCGATTGAAACTCCGAGACTGTGACAGCAAGCAGCAGCTGCTAGACTGTTCGCTATATTATGTTCGCCGGGAACAGAAAGTTGCAGAGAGCCAAGATAATTATTTTGATGATAAAGATCATAAGAAGGCATTCCCAATGAATTAAATTTGATGTTTTCTGCATAATAATCACATTTGTCGTTAAATCCAAAAGTAAGAACCTTACATTCTAGATCATCTAGGACCGATTTAACAAAGGGATTTGCATCGTAAGCAATGACAAGACCGTCCTTAGGAACTAATCTCGAAAAGCAATGAAACGATTTTACTATGTGCTCGATATCTTTAAAGTAATCTAAATGATCCGAATCAATATTTAATATGATTTCCACTTTTGGATATAAGCTTAAAAAGCTGTCCATATACTCACAGGCTTCCGTGACGAAATAATTGCTTTTTCCAATTTTGACGTTTCCATCAAATTCAGATAAATTACCCCCGACTAAAATAGTCGGATCTTTTCTTGAATGTTCTAAAATAAGAGAAACCATTGAAGTCGTTGTTGTTTTTCCATGTGTCCCGGAGATAGCGATACTGGTTTCATAGTCGTTCATTAGCGCACCGAGAACTTCTGCCCTTGACGCAATGGTAATGTTTTGATCCATTGCTGCTTTTAGCTCCGGGTTTTCTTGTGAAACAGCTGCGGAGTAGATGACTAAGTCAATCCCTTCAATATTAGAAGCTTCATGTTGATAATAAATATGTGCTCCTAATGATTGCAGTTTTTGTGTCAGGTCACTTTCTTTGATGTCAGAGCCGGACACTTTATAACCTTGTGCCAATAAAATTTCGGCAATTGCAGAAAGGCCGATTCCGCCGATTCCGATGCAGTGTACGTTTTTAAATTGAGATAGGTTGAGCATATTCGCCTCCATATAAATAAATCCTTTCGGTTATTCATTCTATTCTTTAGAGCATAAAATGTTTTCTCTTATTCTGCCAGCAGTTAAAATCACAGTCGCGATTTGATTCAGACCGGCACAATAGATACCTTTTTGATGAAATAAGCTGATTTTGTTTCGTATGTTCGTACTTATTATACCATAAACACCATAAAAGATGCTGTTAATTTGACAAGTGAACAAAAAACAAATAGAATCAAAATGCTGAATAAAATCGAATTTATTTTCGAACGAGAAAATGACGGAGGACACCAAATATGAAACGAACAGAACGTGTAGGTGCGATGGTACATATTTTATGTCAAAATCCAAATAAAAGTTTTTCTTTAAATTATTTTTGTGATTTATTTCAGGCAGCGAAGTCTAGCATCAGCGAAGATGTGAGTGCAGCGAGAAAAGCAGTCGAATATACAGGATTAGGAAAAATTGAAACGACGGCTGGTTCAAAGGGAGGCATTAAATATGTTCCGTGGATTTCACCGGCTGCAACCGAGGAATTGTTGGATGAATTGAAAGAGAAGCTTTCCGATAAGAGCCGCATTTTAGGCGGCGGTTTTTTATATACATCAGATATTATGTTTGATGCAGATTTAATTCGACGTGTTGGAGAAGTATTTGCGAAAAAGTTTGTGGCATTAGATGCGGATTATGTCGTTACGATTGAAACAAAAGGAATTCCAGTTGCTTTAATGACAGCACATATGCTTAATTTGCCAATGGTTGTGATCCGAAGGGAAAGTAAAATTTCAGAAGGCTCTACAGTCAGTATCAATTATTTTTCCGGTTCAACTGAAAGAATACAGAAAATGTCTCTTGCGAAGAGAGCAGTAAAGCCTGGCACAAAGGCTATTATTGTTGATGATTTTATGAGGGCAGGCGGCAGTGTAAAAGGAATCAGTGACATGCTCAGAGAATTTGAAGTGGAAATAGCTGGAGTAGGTGTTGTAATTGCAGCTATGGAACCAGAAAAAAAGAAGATCCAGAACTACTTTACTTTGCTTCATTTAGGGAAGGTAGATGAAGATTCTGGAAAAATTACGATAATGGGAAATGAGGAAATCTTGACGTA
Proteins encoded in this window:
- the murC gene encoding UDP-N-acetylmuramate--L-alanine ligase is translated as MLNLSQFKNVHCIGIGGIGLSAIAEILLAQGYKVSGSDIKESDLTQKLQSLGAHIYYQHEASNIEGIDLVIYSAAVSQENPELKAAMDQNITIASRAEVLGALMNDYETSIAISGTHGKTTTTSMVSLILEHSRKDPTILVGGNLSEFDGNVKIGKSNYFVTEACEYMDSFLSLYPKVEIILNIDSDHLDYFKDIEHIVKSFHCFSRLVPKDGLVIAYDANPFVKSVLDDLECKVLTFGFNDKCDYYAENIKFNSLGMPSYDLYHQNNYLGSLQLSVPGEHNIANSLAAAACCHSLGVSIEDIVSTLNSYTGTQRRFDVIGITKNKIRIVDDYAHHPTEIKATLKAAQNIPHNHLWCLFQPHTYTRTLALFEEFAEAFNDADKVVMAEIYAAREKNIYKISSKELVAEIKRVYPNKEIYYISDFDEITNFVINNAEKEDLVLTMGAGDIYKVAEDLLKKDTDTL
- the purR gene encoding pur operon repressor, translated to MKRTERVGAMVHILCQNPNKSFSLNYFCDLFQAAKSSISEDVSAARKAVEYTGLGKIETTAGSKGGIKYVPWISPAATEELLDELKEKLSDKSRILGGGFLYTSDIMFDADLIRRVGEVFAKKFVALDADYVVTIETKGIPVALMTAHMLNLPMVVIRRESKISEGSTVSINYFSGSTERIQKMSLAKRAVKPGTKAIIVDDFMRAGGSVKGISDMLREFEVEIAGVGVVIAAMEPEKKKIQNYFTLLHLGKVDEDSGKITIMGNEEILT